The following are from one region of the Bacillus methanolicus MGA3 genome:
- a CDS encoding mismatch-specific DNA-glycosylase: MNPLSDHLKENMDILFVGFNPSIRSAETGHHYANPNNRFWKILYEACITPRKYKSEEDYKLLDLGYGLTNIVARPTKAANEITKEEYKEGREKLKKKIEFYKPKIVCFVGKRVYLEFSGKRDVHWGLQDEPIVPGTIDFVAPSSSGLVRMKMAEVINIYKKLTDLLSSIQSAVEHGKGDR, encoded by the coding sequence TTGAATCCTTTAAGCGACCATCTGAAAGAAAACATGGACATACTTTTTGTCGGTTTCAATCCAAGTATCCGATCTGCGGAAACAGGGCACCATTACGCAAATCCAAATAACCGATTTTGGAAAATTTTATATGAAGCTTGTATTACACCAAGAAAATACAAATCAGAAGAGGATTACAAACTTTTAGATTTAGGATATGGGCTAACTAATATTGTTGCAAGACCAACTAAGGCTGCAAACGAAATTACAAAAGAAGAATACAAAGAAGGCAGAGAAAAATTAAAGAAAAAGATCGAGTTCTATAAACCAAAAATCGTTTGCTTTGTCGGAAAAAGAGTATACTTGGAATTCAGCGGCAAAAGGGATGTTCATTGGGGACTACAAGACGAACCAATTGTACCAGGGACAATTGACTTTGTAGCACCTTCATCGAGCGGATTGGTAAGAATGAAGATGGCGGAAGTAATAAACATTTATAAAAAACTCACAGACTTGTTGTCATCCATTCAATCAGCAGTTGAACATGGAAAAGGAGACAGGTAA
- a CDS encoding MDR family MFS transporter has translation MNEKAIAKAIIPPNEQDNESTKHRGILIVGLLVAMLFSALDNTIVGTAMPRIVGELGGLSLMTWLTTAYMLSSTSVVPIAGKIADLIGRKSVYVTGIIIFMIGSALCGMANSMTQLIIFRGLQGIGGGVMMPMAMVIIGDIFTGAQRAKWQGVFGAVFGLSSILGPQIGGWIVDAANWRWVFYINMPVGILSVILISMGLKNKKLEGPVKFDLAGMFTMIVGVVSLLLALTFGGKDYPWTSWQIISLFTLSAVFLISFIIIESKTKEPILPMHLFKNRIFSVLNSIGFLMSVGMFGAIVFIPLFMQGIIGMSPSQSGTMMLPMMLSMIFMSILGGQLVRKIGVKTQVLIGMIVMAVGFWLLSTMGVDTTKLVAMSFMAVLGSGIGLVMPVLTVALQESFPKSQLGVVTSSSQFFRQIGGTFGMTILGAIMNHRSTNLLTEELIPSLEKLPPQAHGMVHQFEGMIQQSPQGLYSALLSPKTLAKIPQGIQQMILPVLKSTLVDALHSVFLYGLIFVVLGALMTLLLKPIKLSDTKKEKQAT, from the coding sequence ATGAATGAAAAAGCAATAGCAAAGGCGATAATACCACCAAATGAACAAGATAATGAAAGTACAAAACATCGTGGAATATTAATCGTTGGACTTTTAGTCGCCATGCTTTTCTCTGCACTTGATAATACCATTGTAGGAACAGCGATGCCTCGAATCGTGGGTGAACTAGGCGGTCTCAGCTTAATGACATGGCTCACAACAGCTTATATGCTTTCTTCTACATCAGTTGTTCCAATTGCAGGAAAAATAGCCGATTTAATTGGTCGAAAATCAGTTTATGTCACAGGGATTATTATATTTATGATTGGTTCTGCACTTTGTGGAATGGCTAATTCCATGACCCAATTGATTATCTTTCGTGGTCTGCAAGGAATAGGCGGCGGCGTGATGATGCCAATGGCTATGGTAATTATTGGAGATATTTTTACGGGTGCACAGCGAGCAAAATGGCAAGGGGTTTTTGGTGCAGTATTTGGACTTTCTTCCATTCTTGGTCCGCAAATTGGCGGGTGGATTGTCGATGCAGCCAACTGGAGATGGGTTTTCTACATCAATATGCCTGTAGGTATTCTTTCAGTCATTCTCATTAGTATGGGACTGAAAAATAAAAAACTTGAAGGACCTGTAAAATTTGATCTCGCTGGTATGTTTACAATGATTGTCGGTGTAGTCAGTTTGCTTCTTGCATTGACTTTTGGGGGTAAAGACTATCCTTGGACTTCATGGCAAATAATTTCTCTTTTTACTCTTTCAGCTGTTTTTCTCATTAGTTTTATAATCATCGAATCTAAAACAAAGGAACCGATCCTCCCTATGCACCTGTTTAAAAATAGAATTTTCTCTGTTTTAAATAGTATAGGGTTCCTTATGTCAGTGGGAATGTTTGGTGCGATTGTATTTATTCCCTTATTCATGCAAGGCATCATTGGAATGAGTCCATCGCAATCGGGAACGATGATGTTGCCTATGATGCTATCGATGATTTTTATGAGTATTCTAGGCGGCCAGCTCGTTCGAAAAATCGGAGTGAAAACACAAGTTTTAATTGGTATGATTGTTATGGCTGTAGGATTTTGGCTACTATCCACGATGGGAGTTGACACAACTAAATTAGTAGCCATGAGCTTTATGGCTGTTCTTGGTTCAGGAATCGGGCTTGTGATGCCTGTTCTTACTGTGGCTCTACAAGAGAGTTTCCCTAAGTCCCAATTAGGTGTGGTTACTTCATCCAGCCAATTTTTCCGACAAATCGGCGGGACATTCGGAATGACCATTTTAGGAGCCATTATGAACCACCGCTCTACCAATTTATTAACAGAAGAGTTAATACCCTCATTGGAGAAACTTCCGCCACAGGCACATGGCATGGTACATCAGTTTGAAGGCATGATTCAACAATCGCCACAAGGATTATATTCGGCGTTGTTGAGCCCTAAGACATTAGCAAAAATTCCACAAGGCATACAACAAATGATTTTACCTGTTTTAAAATCAACATTGGTTGATGCTTTGCACAGCGTTTTCCTTTACGGGTTAATCTTTGTTGTTTTAGGTGCTTTGATGACCTTGCTGCTTAAACCAATCAAACTTTCGGATACAAAAAAGGAAAAACAAGCAACTTAA
- a CDS encoding MarR family winged helix-turn-helix transcriptional regulator, with product MSDFEKKLERLEQAYVSFMRQLGPKLSEDTELGLTGPQFYILHLLSKKEKFMVTEIASEMGVRPSAITVMVERLHKNGLVIRDRDENDRRVVFIQLTDKGYEILQKAKQKRFQTISNYLKHLESEELESLVQIYEKLARIANSIDNLD from the coding sequence ATGAGTGATTTTGAGAAGAAACTAGAAAGATTAGAGCAGGCTTATGTTTCATTTATGCGTCAATTAGGTCCTAAATTATCGGAGGATACAGAATTAGGTTTAACAGGACCGCAATTTTATATCTTGCATCTTCTTTCAAAGAAGGAAAAGTTTATGGTCACGGAAATCGCCTCAGAAATGGGTGTAAGGCCAAGTGCAATCACGGTCATGGTTGAACGGTTGCATAAAAATGGTTTAGTCATTAGAGACAGGGATGAAAATGACCGAAGAGTTGTTTTTATTCAGTTAACTGATAAAGGATATGAAATTTTACAAAAAGCTAAGCAAAAAAGATTCCAAACGATTTCCAATTATCTTAAACATTTAGAGTCGGAGGAATTGGAAAGCCTCGTGCAGATTTATGAGAAATTGGCTCGAATTGCAAACTCAATTGACAATTTAGATTGA